The following are encoded together in the Desulfovibrio legallii genome:
- a CDS encoding cobalamin biosynthesis protein CbiL, with amino-acid sequence MSLFRAPIFSFLPAVFSAAVLSGALCLLLLFPTPGMAHRVNVFAWTEGGQVAVECGFSGGSNVRHGLITVFDAATGAKLLEGRTDEQGNFRFDAPPQGRQHGLRIRVNAGEGHQNEWVLDAAELAATAQPTASEAAASAPSPASAVTAATQAPSAPSAADSASPAPVADGASAPLSPETVRQIVDTALEQKLAPLRRDLAQLRAQGPRLTEIVGGIGWLVGLAGLGLYFKGRRG; translated from the coding sequence ATGTCCCTGTTCCGTGCGCCGATTTTTTCTTTTCTTCCTGCCGTTTTTTCCGCCGCCGTGCTGTCTGGCGCGCTGTGCCTGTTGCTGCTGTTTCCGACCCCCGGTATGGCCCACAGGGTCAATGTCTTTGCCTGGACGGAAGGCGGGCAGGTGGCTGTAGAATGCGGTTTCAGCGGCGGCAGCAACGTGCGCCACGGGCTGATCACCGTTTTTGACGCCGCCACCGGCGCAAAACTGCTGGAAGGCCGCACCGACGAGCAGGGAAATTTCCGTTTTGACGCGCCGCCGCAAGGTCGGCAACACGGCCTGCGCATCCGCGTCAACGCCGGGGAGGGGCACCAGAACGAGTGGGTTCTGGACGCCGCCGAACTGGCCGCCACAGCGCAACCCACGGCATCGGAGGCGGCGGCTTCTGCCCCAAGCCCCGCCTCCGCCGTAACTGCCGCAACCCAAGCCCCCTCTGCGCCGTCGGCTGCCGATTCCGCTTCCCCCGCGCCCGTGGCCGACGGCGCTTCCGCTCCCCTTTCGCCCGAGACTGTCCGGCAGATCGTGGACACGGCCCTGGAGCAAAAGCTGGCCCCCCTGCGCCGGGACCTGGCCCAGCTGCGGGCCCAGGGCCCCCGGCTTACGGAAATAGTGGGGGGCATAGGCTGGCTGGTGGGCCTGGCCGGTCTGGGGCTTTACTTCAAAGGCCGCCGGGGGTAA
- the cbiM gene encoding cobalt transporter CbiM, whose protein sequence is MHIAEGVLSPAVLLTGYALTAAGTAVGLRRLDYDRLMTVAILAAAFFVGSLIHVPIGPSSAHLILNGLLGVILGWAAIPAILAGLALQALLFQFGGFTVLGVNTATMGFAAVLSWYMFRGLCRIMPSAGGRRAAAFCCGALGVLAAALFTALALSASDEGFAAAARLLFLAHLPIMLVEGLITMFTVDFIAKVRPELLRLAV, encoded by the coding sequence ATGCACATTGCCGAAGGTGTCCTTTCCCCCGCCGTGCTGCTCACGGGCTATGCCCTTACCGCGGCGGGCACGGCCGTGGGCCTGCGGCGGCTGGACTACGACCGTCTCATGACCGTGGCCATCCTGGCGGCGGCGTTTTTTGTGGGTTCGCTTATCCATGTGCCCATTGGCCCTTCCAGCGCCCACCTCATTCTCAACGGGCTTCTGGGGGTCATCCTGGGCTGGGCGGCCATCCCCGCCATTCTGGCGGGCCTTGCCCTGCAGGCCCTGCTCTTCCAGTTCGGCGGCTTCACCGTGCTGGGCGTAAACACCGCCACCATGGGCTTTGCCGCCGTGCTTTCTTGGTACATGTTTCGCGGTCTGTGCCGGATCATGCCCTCGGCCGGAGGCCGCCGCGCAGCGGCCTTCTGCTGTGGCGCGCTGGGCGTGCTGGCGGCGGCCCTGTTCACAGCCCTGGCCCTGAGCGCCAGCGACGAAGGCTTTGCCGCCGCCGCCAGGCTGCTTTTTCTGGCTCACCTGCCCATCATGCTGGTAGAGGGGCTGATCACCATGTTCACCGTGGATTTTATCGCCAAAGTCCGGCCAGAGCTACTGCGTCTGGCTGTCTGA
- a CDS encoding DUF4198 domain-containing protein, which produces MWKNCCAALALLLCMSAQAEAHFGMVIPSTPTVSAKKDADLKLDIAFAHPMELQGMDMAVPKAFTVTHDGKTEDLKATLKPAAIMGHKAWQAAYKIARPGVYQFAVEPAPYFEPAEDTYIVHYTKTVVAAFGEEEGWAEPLGLKTEIVPLTRPFANYAGNVFRGQVLLDGKPVPGAEVEVEYYNKDKKYAAPNELYVTQVVRADQNGVFAYGVPWAGWWGFAALNTAKETLDYKGTAKPIELGAVLWTNFAAPVRK; this is translated from the coding sequence ATGTGGAAAAACTGTTGTGCCGCGCTCGCCCTGCTGCTCTGCATGAGCGCCCAGGCCGAGGCCCATTTTGGCATGGTCATTCCCTCGACGCCCACGGTTTCCGCCAAAAAAGACGCTGATCTCAAACTGGATATCGCCTTTGCCCATCCTATGGAGCTGCAGGGCATGGATATGGCCGTGCCCAAAGCCTTTACCGTCACGCACGACGGCAAGACCGAAGACCTCAAGGCCACCCTCAAGCCCGCCGCCATCATGGGCCACAAGGCCTGGCAGGCCGCCTACAAAATCGCCCGCCCCGGCGTGTACCAGTTTGCCGTGGAGCCCGCCCCCTACTTTGAGCCGGCGGAAGACACCTATATCGTTCACTACACCAAGACCGTGGTGGCCGCCTTCGGCGAAGAGGAAGGCTGGGCCGAACCCTTGGGCCTCAAGACCGAAATAGTGCCCCTGACCCGCCCCTTTGCCAACTACGCGGGCAACGTTTTTCGCGGCCAAGTGCTGCTGGACGGCAAGCCTGTGCCCGGCGCGGAAGTGGAAGTGGAATACTACAACAAGGACAAGAAATACGCGGCCCCCAATGAGCTGTATGTGACCCAGGTGGTCAGGGCCGACCAGAACGGCGTGTTCGCCTACGGCGTACCCTGGGCCGGCTGGTGGGGCTTTGCCGCCCTGAATACGGCCAAGGAAACGCTGGACTACAAAGGCACGGCCAAACCCATTGAACTGGGCGCGGTGCTCTGGACCAACTTTGCCGCACCGGTCCGCAAGTAA